The proteins below come from a single Pseudarthrobacter sp. SSS035 genomic window:
- a CDS encoding MarR family winged helix-turn-helix transcriptional regulator, protein MAAPLPRDPIADAQRNWEEHGWADVAAPMAAITAIMRTQQILLARIEGALKPFGLTFARYELLALLSFARSGALPMNKASALLQVHPTSVTNAVDRLEGSGLVTRSPHPTDGRTTLIELTTEGRIVAKRATAVLNTEVFGQSGFDAADVDQLIRILGTFRRNAGDFAD, encoded by the coding sequence ATGGCCGCGCCACTGCCCCGGGACCCCATCGCGGACGCCCAACGGAACTGGGAGGAGCACGGCTGGGCCGACGTCGCCGCTCCGATGGCCGCGATCACGGCGATCATGCGCACGCAGCAGATCCTGCTGGCCCGGATCGAGGGCGCCCTGAAGCCGTTCGGGCTGACCTTCGCCCGCTACGAACTGCTCGCGCTCCTCAGCTTCGCCCGCAGCGGCGCGCTGCCCATGAACAAGGCGAGCGCCCTGCTCCAGGTCCATCCCACCTCGGTGACGAACGCCGTCGACCGTTTGGAAGGCTCGGGACTGGTGACACGCTCGCCGCATCCCACGGACGGCCGCACCACCCTGATCGAGCTCACCACGGAGGGGCGGATCGTTGCCAAACGGGCGACGGCGGTGCTCAACACCGAGGTTTTTGGCCAGTCAGGTTTCGACGCGGCCGACGTGGACCAGCTGATCCGTATCCTGGGCACGTTCCGCCGGAATGCCGGGGACTTTGCGGACTAA
- a CDS encoding enoyl-CoA hydratase/isomerase family protein has product MADVLFEKRGHLGIITLNRPKAVNALNAGMVDAMLEQLTAWADDDGVATVLVHGAGERGLCAGGDIVAIYRDILGGGTETADFWQNEYRLNSLIAAYPKPYVAFMDGLVLGGGVGISAHGSVRVVTERTRTGMPETTIGFVPDVGGTWLLARSPGETGTHAALTGAHLTGADAVFLGLADHFVPSGNLPKLAAALEHESAEAAVVRFAQDPPPSGLEEQRGWIDAAYASDDAEDIVRRLRTLDEASGGALGGEPAAEAAEAADTIEAKSPTAVKVTLESLRRAKGLTLDEALAQEYRVGLRFLVAPDFREGIRAQVVDKDRIPQWKPATLHEVHASDMERFFAPLGDRELNLHTKEPDNA; this is encoded by the coding sequence ATGGCGGACGTTCTGTTCGAGAAGCGCGGCCACCTGGGCATCATTACGCTCAACCGGCCCAAGGCCGTCAATGCCCTGAACGCCGGCATGGTGGACGCCATGCTGGAACAGCTCACCGCCTGGGCGGACGACGACGGAGTGGCCACCGTCCTGGTGCACGGCGCCGGAGAGCGTGGCCTCTGCGCCGGGGGCGACATTGTGGCGATCTACCGGGACATCCTCGGCGGGGGTACGGAAACGGCTGACTTCTGGCAGAACGAATACCGGCTGAACTCCCTCATCGCCGCCTACCCCAAGCCCTATGTGGCCTTTATGGACGGCCTCGTGCTGGGCGGCGGCGTGGGAATCTCCGCACACGGCTCGGTGCGGGTGGTCACCGAACGGACCCGGACGGGAATGCCGGAGACCACCATCGGGTTTGTGCCCGACGTCGGCGGGACCTGGCTGCTGGCGAGGTCACCTGGAGAGACCGGCACCCATGCCGCGCTGACCGGAGCCCACCTGACCGGGGCGGATGCGGTGTTCCTGGGCCTCGCGGACCACTTTGTCCCGTCGGGGAACCTGCCGAAGCTGGCGGCCGCGCTCGAACACGAAAGTGCGGAAGCCGCCGTCGTCCGCTTTGCCCAGGACCCGCCGCCCTCCGGGCTGGAGGAGCAGCGCGGCTGGATCGATGCCGCCTACGCCAGTGATGACGCGGAGGACATTGTGCGGCGGCTGCGGACGCTGGATGAGGCCTCGGGCGGCGCGTTGGGCGGGGAGCCTGCGGCCGAAGCGGCCGAGGCCGCCGACACTATCGAAGCGAAGTCGCCTACGGCTGTGAAGGTGACCCTGGAGTCCCTCCGCCGGGCCAAGGGACTGACGTTGGACGAGGCGCTGGCGCAGGAATACCGCGTGGGGCTTCGGTTCCTGGTTGCGCCCGACTTCCGCGAAGGGATCCGCGCGCAGGTGGTGGACAAGGACCGCATTCCGCAATGGAAGCCGGCCACGCTGCACGAGGTGCACGCGTCGGACATGGAACGGTTCTTCGCGCCGCTGGGGGACCGGGAGCTCAACCTGCACACAAAGGAGCCGGACAATGCCTGA
- a CDS encoding enoyl-CoA hydratase, with amino-acid sequence MTEYTNILVEQRGRVGLVTLNRPEALNALDKATMDQLVAAVTAMDTDPGVGAVVITGSTKAFAAGADIKEMASQGYMDMYAADWFRGWEDFTRLRIPVIAAVSGFALGGGCELAMMCDFIIAGDNAKFGQPEINLGVLPGMGGSQRLTRAVGKAKAMDMILTGRFIGAEEAERSGLVSRVVPAENVVEEALKAAEVIASKSKPVAMLAKEAVNAAFETGLAQGVLFERRIFHSLFASEDQKEGMAAFTEKRQPEFTHR; translated from the coding sequence ATGACGGAGTACACGAACATCCTGGTGGAACAGCGCGGCCGGGTAGGGCTGGTCACGCTCAACCGGCCGGAGGCGCTCAACGCCCTGGACAAGGCCACCATGGACCAGCTCGTGGCAGCCGTCACCGCCATGGACACCGACCCCGGCGTGGGCGCGGTGGTGATCACCGGCTCGACCAAGGCGTTCGCCGCGGGTGCCGACATCAAGGAAATGGCCTCGCAGGGCTACATGGACATGTACGCCGCAGACTGGTTCCGGGGCTGGGAGGACTTCACCCGGCTGCGGATCCCTGTCATCGCTGCCGTGTCCGGCTTCGCCCTGGGCGGCGGCTGCGAGCTGGCCATGATGTGCGATTTCATCATCGCCGGGGACAACGCCAAGTTCGGCCAGCCGGAGATCAACCTCGGCGTACTGCCGGGCATGGGCGGTTCGCAGCGGCTCACGCGCGCCGTGGGCAAAGCCAAGGCCATGGACATGATCCTCACCGGGCGCTTCATCGGCGCCGAGGAGGCTGAACGCTCGGGCCTAGTCTCGCGCGTGGTGCCGGCGGAGAATGTGGTGGAGGAGGCGCTGAAGGCCGCGGAGGTCATCGCGTCCAAGTCCAAGCCCGTGGCCATGCTCGCGAAGGAAGCCGTCAACGCGGCCTTTGAAACCGGGCTCGCCCAGGGTGTCCTGTTCGAACGCCGGATCTTCCACTCTCTTTTCGCCAGCGAGGACCAGAAGGAAGGCATGGCCGCCTTTACGGAAAAACGGCAGCCCGAGTTCACCCACCGCTGA
- the mmsB gene encoding 3-hydroxyisobutyrate dehydrogenase gives MPEQTIVAFLGLGHMGGPMAVNLVRAGYTVAGFDVVPAALDAAQTHGVPTAASPLDAIAGADVVLTMFPSGQHVLDAYRGAEGQPGLLAEAKPGTMFLDCSTINVDEAREASALAIAAGHRAVDAPVSGGVVGAEAGTLTFMVGGETEDFEAVRPLLEVMGKRVVHCGGHGGGQAAKICNNLILGVSMIAVSEAFVLGEKLGLTHQALFDVASNASGQCWALTTNCPVPGPVPASPANRDYQPGFAGALMAKDLRLALNALESTGVAARLGPLASEIYDTFAAEGGAGRDFSGIITDIRDKSQH, from the coding sequence ATGCCTGAACAAACCATCGTCGCTTTCCTGGGCCTGGGCCACATGGGCGGGCCCATGGCAGTGAACCTGGTCCGCGCCGGCTACACCGTGGCGGGCTTCGACGTGGTCCCCGCTGCGCTGGACGCGGCCCAAACGCACGGTGTCCCCACTGCGGCCAGTCCGCTGGACGCCATCGCCGGTGCCGACGTGGTGCTGACAATGTTCCCCAGCGGCCAGCACGTGCTGGACGCCTACCGCGGCGCGGAGGGACAGCCGGGCCTGCTGGCCGAGGCCAAGCCGGGGACCATGTTCCTGGACTGCTCCACCATCAACGTTGACGAGGCACGCGAAGCCTCCGCGCTCGCCATTGCGGCCGGCCACCGTGCCGTGGATGCCCCGGTCTCGGGCGGTGTGGTGGGTGCGGAAGCCGGCACGCTGACCTTTATGGTGGGCGGCGAGACGGAGGACTTCGAGGCGGTCCGGCCGCTGCTCGAGGTGATGGGCAAGCGCGTGGTCCACTGCGGCGGGCACGGCGGCGGCCAGGCCGCCAAGATCTGCAACAACCTCATCCTGGGGGTCTCCATGATCGCGGTCAGCGAAGCCTTTGTGCTGGGTGAGAAGCTGGGCCTGACGCACCAGGCGCTGTTCGACGTCGCCTCCAACGCCTCCGGACAATGCTGGGCCTTGACCACCAACTGCCCTGTTCCCGGACCGGTCCCCGCCAGCCCCGCCAACCGCGACTACCAGCCGGGCTTCGCGGGGGCGCTGATGGCGAAGGACCTGCGGCTGGCGCTGAATGCGCTGGAAAGTACCGGGGTGGCGGCCCGGCTGGGACCGCTCGCCTCGGAAATCTACGATACGTTTGCCGCTGAAGGCGGAGCCGGCCGGGACTTCTCCGGAATCATCACCGATATCCGCGACAAATCGCAGCACTAG
- a CDS encoding helix-turn-helix domain-containing protein: protein MDEEFDDVLAAVGPRLRALRLNSNTTLAALAEATGISVSTLSRLESGQRRPNLELLLPLAKAHRVPLDELVGAPATGDPRLHLRPMVRHGMTIIPLTRRPGGIQAYKHILPAGTPDQPDPQVHEGYEWLYVLNGKLRMVLGGQDLVMGPGEAAEFDTRVPHWFGRADTEAVEFLSLFGTQGERMHVRAKPRS, encoded by the coding sequence ATGGATGAAGAATTCGACGACGTGCTGGCGGCGGTGGGGCCCCGGCTCAGGGCCCTGCGCCTCAACAGCAACACCACCCTGGCGGCCCTGGCCGAGGCCACCGGGATTTCGGTCAGCACACTTTCACGGCTGGAATCCGGTCAGCGCCGCCCCAACCTGGAGCTGCTGCTGCCGCTGGCCAAAGCGCACCGGGTCCCGCTGGACGAACTCGTTGGGGCTCCCGCCACGGGCGATCCCCGCCTGCACCTGCGCCCCATGGTCCGGCACGGCATGACCATCATCCCGCTGACGAGACGGCCCGGCGGGATCCAGGCCTACAAGCACATCCTGCCGGCCGGCACGCCGGACCAGCCGGACCCCCAAGTCCATGAGGGGTACGAATGGTTGTATGTGCTCAACGGCAAACTCAGGATGGTCCTGGGCGGTCAGGACCTGGTGATGGGGCCCGGCGAAGCAGCTGAATTCGATACCCGGGTACCCCACTGGTTCGGCCGCGCGGACACCGAAGCCGTGGAGTTCCTGAGCCTCTTTGGAACCCAGGGCGAACGCATGCACGTCAGAGCCAAACCGCGCTCCTAG
- a CDS encoding CoA-acylating methylmalonate-semialdehyde dehydrogenase, protein MVRELSHYVDGQRVTGTSGRFSDVFDPCTGQVQARLPLASGEEVRNVVAAAEKAQVQWGAMNPQRRGRILLKFVDLVNENMDELATLLSSEHGKTFADSKGDIQRGIEVVEFAAGAPHLLKGEFSDDAGAGIDVHSLRQPLGVVAGITPFNFPAMIPLWKSGPALAAGNAFILKPSERDPSVPLRLAELFTEAGLPDGVFNVVNGDKEAVDALLEDPRVKAIGFVGSTPIAQYIFATAAAHGKRAQCFGGAKNHMVIMPDADLDMAADALIGAGFGSAGERCMAISVAVPVGEKTADALVAKLTERVKHLRVGHSLDKDSDFGPVVAASAKERIEGYIQSGVDEGATLLADGRGLTVEGYDDGFWVGPTLFDHVTKDMKIYQEEIFGPVLSVLRAADYDEALRLCSEHEFGNGVAIFTRDGDAARDFASRVEVGMVGINVPIPVPIAYYTFGGWKASGFGDLNQHGADAFRFYTKTKTVTTRWPSGIRQGASFIMPEGS, encoded by the coding sequence ATGGTGCGAGAACTATCCCATTACGTAGACGGCCAGCGGGTGACGGGGACCTCCGGCCGCTTCAGTGACGTTTTTGACCCCTGCACGGGCCAAGTCCAGGCGCGCCTGCCCCTGGCCAGCGGGGAGGAGGTCCGGAACGTGGTGGCCGCCGCGGAGAAAGCGCAGGTCCAGTGGGGCGCCATGAACCCGCAGCGCCGCGGCCGGATCCTGCTTAAGTTTGTTGACCTCGTCAACGAGAACATGGACGAACTCGCCACGCTGCTGTCCTCCGAACACGGGAAGACCTTCGCCGATTCCAAGGGCGATATCCAGCGCGGCATTGAAGTGGTGGAGTTCGCGGCGGGCGCCCCCCACCTGCTCAAAGGCGAGTTCTCCGACGACGCCGGTGCGGGCATCGACGTCCACTCGCTGCGCCAGCCACTCGGCGTCGTCGCGGGAATCACCCCGTTCAACTTCCCAGCCATGATCCCCCTGTGGAAGTCCGGCCCGGCCCTCGCCGCCGGCAATGCCTTCATCCTCAAGCCCTCCGAACGTGACCCCTCGGTTCCGCTTCGCCTGGCCGAACTGTTCACGGAGGCCGGGTTGCCGGACGGTGTGTTCAACGTGGTCAACGGGGACAAGGAAGCCGTTGACGCGCTGCTGGAAGATCCCCGCGTGAAGGCCATCGGCTTTGTGGGTTCAACACCCATCGCCCAGTACATCTTCGCCACCGCGGCCGCCCACGGAAAGCGCGCCCAGTGCTTCGGCGGGGCCAAGAACCACATGGTGATCATGCCGGACGCGGACCTGGACATGGCCGCCGACGCCCTGATCGGCGCCGGGTTCGGCTCCGCCGGCGAGCGCTGTATGGCCATTTCCGTGGCCGTCCCGGTGGGGGAGAAGACCGCGGACGCGCTGGTAGCCAAGCTGACCGAGCGCGTCAAGCACCTCAGGGTGGGCCACAGCCTGGACAAGGACTCGGACTTCGGGCCCGTGGTGGCGGCGAGTGCCAAGGAACGGATCGAGGGCTACATCCAGTCCGGCGTGGACGAGGGTGCCACCCTGCTGGCCGACGGGCGCGGCCTCACGGTGGAAGGCTATGACGACGGCTTCTGGGTGGGCCCCACGCTCTTCGACCACGTCACCAAGGACATGAAGATCTACCAGGAGGAAATCTTCGGACCCGTCCTCAGCGTGCTCCGCGCCGCCGATTACGACGAAGCCCTCCGGCTGTGCTCCGAGCACGAGTTCGGCAACGGCGTGGCCATCTTCACCCGCGACGGCGACGCCGCCCGGGACTTTGCCAGCCGGGTGGAAGTGGGCATGGTGGGCATCAATGTGCCCATTCCGGTACCCATCGCCTATTACACATTTGGCGGCTGGAAGGCGTCCGGCTTCGGCGACCTGAACCAGCACGGCGCAGACGCGTTCCGTTTCTACACCAAGACCAAAACGGTCACCACGCGCTGGCCGTCCGGGATCCGCCAGGGCGCCAGCTTCATCATGCCGGAAGGCAGCTGA
- a CDS encoding NAD(P)/FAD-dependent oxidoreductase, which translates to MRTDNDNTYDVLIIGGGAAGLSAAQMLGRSRRSVVVVDSGEPRNAPAQGVHGFLSRDGVSPAELLRIGRAEAEHYGARIVEGEAVAAAGNAADGFSVTLADGSVIRGRRLLITTGLVDELPGIAGLRERWGRDVLHCPFCHGWEVQDQAIGILGNGPWSVHQALLFRQWSGNITLFLNDLTLPTDDELEQLAARGIRVVAGAVESLRVEQDVLRGVALAGGPEIAVDAVVVGPQVRARLGAFAGLGLEPAPHPMGIGDFLETDADGATAVPGVWAAGNVTDMRAQVLASAAAGAWTAVVINNHLMAEELAADVAAHREALSVAR; encoded by the coding sequence ATGAGAACAGACAATGACAACACGTACGACGTCCTGATCATCGGTGGAGGGGCCGCCGGCCTGAGCGCCGCACAAATGTTGGGCCGGTCGCGCCGCTCCGTTGTGGTGGTTGATAGCGGCGAACCCCGCAACGCCCCCGCCCAGGGGGTCCACGGATTCCTGTCCCGCGATGGTGTCAGCCCCGCCGAACTCCTGAGGATCGGACGTGCCGAAGCCGAGCACTACGGCGCACGGATAGTGGAGGGCGAGGCCGTTGCTGCTGCGGGCAATGCGGCCGACGGGTTTTCCGTGACCCTGGCGGACGGCAGCGTGATCCGCGGGCGCCGCCTGCTGATCACCACCGGGCTGGTGGACGAATTGCCGGGGATTGCCGGGCTCCGCGAGCGCTGGGGCAGGGATGTGCTGCACTGCCCGTTCTGCCACGGCTGGGAGGTGCAGGATCAGGCCATCGGCATTCTGGGCAACGGGCCTTGGTCCGTGCACCAGGCCCTGCTCTTCCGCCAGTGGAGCGGCAACATCACCCTGTTCCTGAACGACCTGACCCTGCCCACCGACGACGAGCTGGAGCAGTTGGCCGCCCGGGGCATCAGGGTGGTGGCGGGCGCCGTTGAATCATTGCGCGTGGAGCAGGACGTCCTGCGCGGTGTCGCCTTGGCCGGCGGACCCGAGATCGCCGTGGACGCGGTAGTGGTGGGACCCCAGGTGCGCGCACGGCTGGGCGCCTTCGCCGGGCTTGGCCTCGAGCCGGCACCCCATCCAATGGGGATCGGGGACTTCCTGGAGACCGATGCCGACGGCGCCACCGCGGTCCCGGGGGTGTGGGCGGCGGGCAACGTGACGGACATGCGTGCGCAGGTCCTGGCGTCGGCGGCGGCTGGTGCGTGGACCGCCGTCGTGATCAACAACCATCTGATGGCCGAGGAACTGGCCGCAGACGTCGCGGCCCACCGGGAAGCCCTATCGGTTGCCCGGTAA
- a CDS encoding LacI family DNA-binding transcriptional regulator, which yields MARMAERSQRGGHSGVSIEDVAAAAGVSTATVSRAVRGLPRVSPATREKILEVAGALGYVASSSASGLATGRTKTIGVLAPFVSRWFFSKAIEGADRELHARHYNLSLFNLGGHGSNRERLFSKTMVYKQIDALLVLCMALTQDELDHLQKIDIPLIVVGGHVEECAYIGIDDYAAASTAVRHLIDLGHRDIALLHGDDETDLNFDVPRVRILAFKDVMAGAGLPTRPEWDEWGDFTVLSGQEAFRRLWAQPGPKPTAIFCASDEMAMGVIFEAARVGVRVPEDLSVVGIDDHDFADAMGLTTVGQRPDEQAELATKMLIDELDGTVGAVRSAVAPHQLIIRRTTAPPPS from the coding sequence GTGGCACGGATGGCTGAGAGGTCCCAAAGGGGCGGCCACAGCGGCGTCAGCATTGAAGACGTGGCAGCAGCCGCCGGGGTGTCCACGGCCACAGTGTCCCGGGCCGTGCGCGGGTTGCCCAGGGTTTCGCCCGCCACCCGGGAGAAGATCCTCGAGGTGGCGGGGGCCCTGGGCTACGTCGCCTCCTCCTCAGCCTCCGGACTGGCCACCGGCCGCACCAAGACCATTGGCGTGCTGGCTCCGTTCGTGAGCCGCTGGTTCTTCTCCAAGGCCATTGAGGGCGCGGACCGCGAACTTCACGCCCGCCACTACAATCTTTCCCTCTTCAACCTGGGCGGACACGGCAGCAACCGGGAACGCCTGTTCAGCAAAACCATGGTCTACAAGCAGATTGACGCCCTGCTTGTCCTTTGTATGGCCCTCACCCAAGACGAGCTTGACCACCTCCAAAAGATTGATATCCCGCTGATCGTGGTAGGCGGCCATGTGGAGGAGTGCGCGTACATCGGCATCGACGACTACGCCGCAGCGTCCACCGCCGTACGGCACCTGATCGACCTCGGCCACCGGGACATTGCCCTCCTGCACGGCGACGACGAAACGGACCTTAATTTCGACGTCCCCCGCGTGCGGATCCTGGCTTTCAAGGACGTTATGGCAGGAGCGGGGCTGCCCACCCGCCCCGAGTGGGACGAATGGGGCGATTTCACGGTCCTCAGCGGCCAAGAGGCGTTCCGGCGCCTCTGGGCCCAGCCCGGCCCGAAGCCGACCGCCATCTTTTGCGCCTCCGACGAAATGGCCATGGGCGTCATCTTCGAAGCAGCACGCGTAGGCGTGCGGGTCCCTGAGGACCTCTCGGTGGTGGGGATCGATGACCACGATTTCGCCGACGCGATGGGCCTGACCACCGTGGGACAACGGCCCGACGAACAGGCCGAGCTGGCTACCAAGATGCTCATCGACGAACTGGACGGCACGGTCGGGGCGGTCCGGTCCGCCGTCGCGCCCCACCAGCTCATCATCAGGCGTACGACGGCGCCGCCTCCTTCCTGA
- a CDS encoding carbohydrate ABC transporter permease, with protein sequence MTTSTAATELRARQDKGRKASQNREKWAQGRTYISAAVILIWCLAPAYWMVVTAFREVGFTYDTSLLPTHVTLDNFVTAFDTSFGNRFGQALLNSIFIGVVVTAVSLLIGVFAAYALARLNFRFKFLVLGFILGASMFPGVALITPLFQLFTNIGWMGTYQALIIPSISFVLPLTVYTLTSFFREMPWELEESARVDGCTQGQAFRKVIMPLAAPAIFTTAILAFISSWNEFLIASQLSSDATQPVTVAIANFAGAQPQQIPYTAIMAAGTIVTIPLVILVLVFQRKIVAGLTAGAVK encoded by the coding sequence ATGACAACGTCAACAGCAGCAACTGAGCTGCGTGCACGGCAGGACAAGGGGCGGAAAGCGTCGCAAAACCGTGAGAAGTGGGCGCAGGGCCGCACGTACATCAGCGCGGCAGTCATCCTGATCTGGTGCCTCGCTCCGGCGTACTGGATGGTAGTGACGGCGTTTCGCGAGGTGGGCTTCACCTACGACACTTCGCTCTTGCCGACGCATGTCACGCTGGATAACTTCGTCACGGCCTTCGACACCTCGTTCGGCAACAGGTTCGGCCAAGCGCTCTTGAACAGTATTTTCATCGGCGTTGTTGTTACGGCTGTTTCCCTGCTGATTGGCGTGTTTGCGGCCTATGCGCTGGCGCGACTCAATTTCCGGTTCAAGTTCCTGGTGCTGGGCTTCATTCTGGGAGCATCCATGTTCCCGGGCGTCGCCCTGATCACCCCGCTGTTCCAGCTCTTCACCAACATCGGCTGGATGGGGACGTACCAGGCCCTGATCATCCCCAGCATTTCGTTCGTACTTCCGCTGACCGTTTACACTTTGACGTCGTTCTTCCGCGAAATGCCGTGGGAACTCGAGGAGTCCGCACGCGTGGATGGCTGCACGCAGGGCCAGGCCTTCCGGAAGGTCATCATGCCGCTCGCTGCCCCGGCCATCTTCACTACGGCAATCCTGGCCTTCATTTCGTCCTGGAATGAGTTCCTGATTGCCAGCCAGCTGTCCAGTGACGCCACCCAGCCGGTGACGGTCGCTATCGCAAACTTTGCCGGGGCACAACCCCAGCAAATTCCGTACACGGCGATCATGGCAGCCGGAACCATCGTCACCATTCCCCTGGTGATTCTGGTGCTGGTCTTCCAGCGCAAGATTGTAGCCGGCCTGACGGCCGGCGCGGTTAAGTGA
- a CDS encoding exodeoxyribonuclease III → MKIATWNVNSLRARADRVEAWLQRSDCDVLAIQETKCKDENFPWELFERMGYEVAHFGVNQWNGVAIASRVGLEDVERTFLDQPPFGKEGKDPVQEARAMAATCGGVRVWSLYVPNGRSLDDEHMPYKIKWLESLKTHAQGLVTADPTAQVALMGDWNIAPFDDDVWDIDLFVNNRYTHVSPPERAAFHAFEEAGFKDVAREYTPGPGVYTYWDYTQLRFPKKEGMRIDFVLGSPALAARVTGASIDREERKGKGASDHAPVLVELAD, encoded by the coding sequence GTGAAGATTGCTACCTGGAATGTGAACTCCCTCCGTGCCCGCGCCGACCGTGTGGAGGCCTGGCTGCAGCGCAGCGATTGCGACGTCCTGGCCATCCAGGAGACCAAATGCAAGGACGAAAACTTCCCCTGGGAACTGTTCGAACGCATGGGCTATGAGGTGGCCCACTTCGGTGTGAACCAGTGGAACGGCGTGGCCATCGCGTCCCGGGTAGGCCTGGAAGACGTCGAGCGCACCTTCCTGGACCAGCCTCCGTTCGGGAAAGAAGGCAAGGACCCCGTCCAGGAAGCCCGCGCCATGGCCGCGACCTGCGGCGGCGTCCGGGTCTGGAGCCTCTACGTGCCCAACGGCCGCTCCCTGGACGACGAACACATGCCGTACAAGATCAAGTGGCTTGAATCCCTGAAGACCCACGCCCAGGGCCTGGTGACCGCCGACCCGACAGCTCAGGTAGCCCTCATGGGTGACTGGAACATTGCGCCGTTCGACGACGACGTCTGGGACATCGACCTTTTCGTCAATAACAGGTACACCCATGTCAGCCCGCCGGAACGCGCGGCCTTCCACGCTTTCGAAGAGGCCGGATTCAAGGACGTGGCACGCGAGTACACGCCCGGTCCTGGCGTCTACACGTACTGGGATTACACCCAGCTGCGCTTCCCCAAAAAGGAGGGGATGCGCATTGACTTTGTCCTTGGCTCCCCCGCGTTGGCGGCCCGCGTCACGGGCGCGTCGATCGACCGCGAGGAACGCAAGGGCAAGGGCGCCTCGGACCACGCCCCCGTTCTGGTGGAACTGGCGGACTGA